ACACAGAGATTTAGCCGATATAGAATTCATCGAAAACCAGGAGTAGATCTTACTCTCCGAACTATTAGTACCTGAAAGTAAATATACCTGCAACCAATATTAACGATTTATCGAAGTGCTTCGCACTTCGGACACTTCAGGGCGTCAATATCCCAGACTTTCTTCAGAAGCACAGCCCACAGCTGTCTTCTCCGTCTGGAACATGAGAAACGGTCTTTCATCGAAGCAGGTTCCTCTTCGGTTGCTGCTGTCGGTAAGATTCCCTGGCGGCGTTCACGGCCACGCCATGCCTGGCTGTGGAGAAACGCGAAGTCAATAAAGAGATCATTCTCGACCAGGTTAAATCAGGTTCCTACTACGCAGATCCTTGCCCCATAGGTTTCTTCTGCTTCACGGGGTTCGTGCAGGATATAATCGAGAATAAGTAGTACATTACATTTCCGGTAACTCGACCAGATAGATCTTTTGCGTTCCACGTTCAGGGTCTTCCTCCCAGGCAAGGATGCCATGCTGGTCGATGTGGAACTTCCAGCTGTGCCCTTCCCTCGGAAACTTTGCGGAAAGAAGGTGCTCTCCGTTCATATCGAAGATATCAAAGACCGGTGCTGTTTCGGTTCCCCTCTGTACCCACAGTCTATTCAGGGCATCAATACCGAGACCGGTAATCATACATCTGTAAGGCTCGGATTCCCATTCAATCGGTATACCGCCCACCCTTGATACCCAGCTCTCCATATATGCTTTTTCCTCATCCATCTCCCGCTGCGTCCTTGGGACCGGAGGCATATCGATACAGATACGGAGCAACTCGGTCCCATTGCTCAGGAAGCCTGATACTTCATAAGCATCGGAGGACATTAAGGAGAAGAAAACTCTCCCCTGCCTGTCACCTGTAAACACCATGGAGCAGAGCATATTCTTCACGAGTCCTCCGAAATCGCTCAGATCCACCGGGAATTCATCAACATAATAAGAGTATTCGGGATTCTCTTCCCCCATCTGAAAACGCCCCAGTGTACTTACTCCTGTAAGCACTGCTTCAGTCTGATCCATTTCGAACTTCAATCCCAGATACGCGTTCCCGTCCAGACCCCAGGGATCCATCGGGGGGTTATTGCCCCACAGGGATACCTGTTCAATAAACGAGAAGTCAGAGCCGTCATAAACCTCATAGCTGTTGCACATGGGATCAAGAATGAATATCCTGCCGTCTTCAAGGCAGGCAATTGAC
The Candidatus Aegiribacteria sp. genome window above contains:
- a CDS encoding 6-bladed beta-propeller translates to MKTGILKITMIPLSVAIIASCGQETAEWTEPWPDRIELLIADSIGVETGDSNYVFGAVGDVCFGAGGEILVLDQAGGHARAFSGDGKFITRIGGPGSGPGELSLPLSIACLEDGRIFILDPMCNSYEVYDGSDFSFIEQVSLWGNNPPMDPWGLDGNAYLGLKFEMDQTEAVLTGVSTLGRFQMGEENPEYSYYVDEFPVDLSDFGGLVKNMLCSMVFTGDRQGRVFFSLMSSDAYEVSGFLSNGTELLRICIDMPPVPRTQREMDEEKAYMESWVSRVGGIPIEWESEPYRCMITGLGIDALNRLWVQRGTETAPVFDIFDMNGEHLLSAKFPREGHSWKFHIDQHGILAWEEDPERGTQKIYLVELPEM